The Mesorhizobium koreense genome includes a window with the following:
- a CDS encoding glycosyltransferase family 4 protein, whose protein sequence is MDRTPAAVDMRRVEVVAPNFKKRLSGVTSTIVQLVPLQAKRIGIATLGPGLPDTLPKMRLSQVWALLAQPQGRPFRIWHARRNIEMAAGVFLRYVLRAPVKLLFTSAAQRRHKPFTKWLIRRMDAVVATSARSGSFLEVPHRVIMHGIDTERFHPARSHEDEFAGAGLPGRFAVGCFGRIRHQKGTDLFVESMIALLPDFPDWTAIITGRVTAEHQAFVDGLREKVEKAGLSNRIFFLGEVPSVDQWYRRLSLYVAPSRNEGFGLTPLEAMASGTPVVASDAGAYRELIEEGVTGAVVPAGDQDALTEAVREYMAAPDRAGEAGRRAIEHVNARFALDREADALIELYRLLGHGKLGESGS, encoded by the coding sequence ATGGACAGGACGCCCGCTGCCGTTGATATGCGCCGCGTTGAGGTAGTGGCGCCGAATTTCAAGAAGCGGCTTTCCGGCGTCACCAGCACGATCGTCCAGCTTGTGCCGCTGCAGGCGAAGCGGATCGGTATTGCGACGCTGGGGCCGGGCCTTCCGGACACGCTGCCGAAAATGCGTCTGTCGCAGGTGTGGGCCTTGCTGGCCCAACCGCAAGGGCGACCGTTCCGCATCTGGCACGCTCGCCGCAATATCGAGATGGCGGCAGGCGTATTCCTGCGCTACGTGCTCCGCGCGCCTGTGAAACTCCTGTTCACCTCGGCGGCGCAAAGGCGCCACAAGCCTTTCACGAAATGGCTGATAAGGCGCATGGACGCGGTGGTGGCGACAAGCGCGCGGTCCGGCTCCTTCCTCGAAGTGCCACATCGCGTCATCATGCACGGTATCGACACGGAACGTTTCCATCCGGCGCGCTCCCATGAAGACGAATTCGCCGGCGCCGGCCTGCCGGGGCGCTTCGCGGTCGGCTGTTTCGGCCGCATCCGCCACCAGAAAGGCACGGATCTTTTCGTCGAGTCGATGATCGCACTCCTGCCGGATTTCCCCGACTGGACCGCCATCATCACCGGCCGCGTGACGGCGGAGCATCAGGCCTTTGTCGACGGATTGCGGGAAAAGGTCGAAAAAGCAGGCCTTTCAAACCGCATCTTCTTCCTTGGCGAGGTGCCGTCGGTCGATCAATGGTACCGGCGCCTTTCGCTCTATGTCGCGCCTTCGCGCAACGAAGGCTTCGGCCTGACGCCGCTGGAGGCCATGGCGTCCGGTACGCCGGTGGTGGCTTCGGACGCCGGCGCCTATCGCGAACTGATCGAGGAAGGCGTGACGGGTGCGGTCGTGCCGGCCGGAGACCAGGATGCGCTGACCGAGGCGGTCCGGGAATATATGGCAGCGCCCGACCGGGCGGGCGAGGCGGGCCGACGGGCGATTGAGCATGTAAACGCGCGTTTTGCGCTTGACCGGGAGGCCGATGCGCTGATTGAGCTTTATCGGCTGCTTGGTCATGGAAAGCTGGGCGAGAGCGGGTCATGA
- a CDS encoding glycosyltransferase family 2 protein, producing MKTSVIISTYNSPLWLQKVLWGYFAQDNTDFEIIIADDGSDASTGELLAEMARSSPVPITHIWQPDDGFRKCAIINKAIAVARGDRILTTDGDCVPRRDFIGVHARYARPDRFLSGGYFKLGEDLSNSLDRDLIEDQRAFSASWLVRRGMPINTKAFKLVAAPPFDTLLNRIVPTRRTWNGHNASCDRSLAIRVNGFNEDMQYGGLDGEFGVRLGHTGVFGDQIRYSAVVLHLHHGRGYVTPEMIEKSRAVRRRTREEKKRRADRGLDQWLRPDGEVTLAPDDRLVRL from the coding sequence ATGAAAACCAGCGTTATCATTTCGACGTACAATTCGCCCTTATGGCTCCAGAAAGTGCTCTGGGGGTATTTCGCGCAGGACAATACCGACTTCGAGATCATCATCGCCGACGATGGATCCGATGCATCGACCGGCGAACTGCTGGCGGAGATGGCGCGCTCTTCGCCCGTGCCCATTACGCATATATGGCAGCCGGACGACGGTTTCCGGAAATGCGCGATCATAAACAAGGCGATTGCGGTGGCCCGGGGCGACCGGATCCTGACGACGGACGGCGATTGCGTACCGCGCCGCGATTTCATCGGTGTCCATGCGCGATATGCGCGCCCGGATCGCTTCCTGTCAGGCGGCTATTTCAAGCTCGGCGAGGATCTGTCCAATTCGCTTGACCGCGATCTCATCGAAGACCAGAGGGCATTCAGCGCTTCCTGGCTTGTCCGGCGCGGCATGCCAATCAATACGAAAGCCTTCAAACTGGTCGCGGCACCGCCCTTCGATACGTTGCTCAATCGCATCGTGCCGACAAGGCGGACGTGGAACGGCCATAACGCCTCATGCGACCGCAGTCTGGCCATCCGCGTCAATGGCTTCAACGAAGACATGCAGTATGGCGGGCTGGACGGGGAATTCGGTGTGCGCCTCGGCCATACCGGCGTCTTCGGCGATCAGATCCGCTATTCGGCGGTCGTCCTCCACCTTCATCACGGACGTGGATACGTGACGCCGGAGATGATTGAGAAAAGCCGCGCAGTGAGACGCCGGACCCGCGAAGAGAAAAAGCGCAGGGCCGACCGAGGTCTTGATCAATGGCTGCGCCCGGACGGGGAGGTCACCCTTGCGCCCGATGATCGCCTGGTGCGTCTCTAG
- a CDS encoding glycosyl transferase, with product MRGLRLNRPAHRYFARLYLLLRYGRADGHAEAWWPGLALTLPSRGDGAIHYRGRFVAPLLPYPAPSEGRDEIIVVGSGPSLAAQARERIPLESALLLNGAIHLAGPHAPRPLGVIIEDERFVYRHWRTIVARVPAQAHCYFSTGVIRALCETAPEWLASQSIHHLDFVHRPYGKKRPDAAGLRNLPFLRWSDDGKAAISLSPELGLMPVGSVAGSAAQLALSLAPLRIGLAGIDLTNTSRPRFYESDADKAMSRIGAASERILATFSIIRDECARRGIVLENYSPVSRLAEIGVPYVSRLEG from the coding sequence ATGCGCGGCCTGAGGCTCAATCGGCCGGCGCACCGCTATTTCGCGCGACTGTACCTGCTGCTGCGCTACGGACGGGCCGATGGCCATGCCGAGGCGTGGTGGCCGGGCCTTGCCTTGACATTGCCGTCGAGGGGCGACGGGGCGATCCACTACCGGGGCAGGTTCGTCGCGCCGCTGCTGCCATATCCCGCTCCATCGGAGGGCAGGGACGAGATCATCGTCGTCGGGTCGGGACCATCGCTGGCAGCGCAGGCCAGGGAGCGCATCCCGCTCGAATCCGCGCTGCTGCTCAATGGCGCGATCCACCTCGCCGGCCCGCATGCGCCAAGGCCGCTCGGCGTGATCATCGAGGACGAGCGCTTCGTGTATCGGCACTGGCGCACGATCGTGGCGAGGGTGCCGGCGCAGGCGCATTGCTATTTCTCGACGGGCGTGATCCGGGCGCTGTGCGAGACCGCGCCGGAATGGCTGGCGTCGCAGAGCATCCATCATCTCGACTTCGTGCACAGGCCGTATGGCAAGAAGAGACCAGATGCCGCGGGATTGCGGAACCTGCCCTTCCTGCGTTGGTCCGACGACGGGAAAGCGGCGATATCGCTCTCGCCGGAATTGGGGCTGATGCCGGTCGGCTCGGTAGCCGGTTCGGCCGCCCAGCTTGCGCTGTCGCTCGCGCCTTTGCGGATCGGTCTTGCCGGCATCGACCTGACCAACACCAGCCGTCCACGTTTCTACGAATCGGACGCCGACAAGGCGATGTCGCGGATCGGCGCGGCCAGCGAAAGGATACTTGCCACCTTCAGCATAATCAGGGATGAGTGCGCCCGGCGCGGCATCGTGCTTGAGAACTATTCGCCCGTCTCGCGGCTTGCCGAAATCGGTGTCCCATACGTGTCGAGGCTGGAGGGATAA
- a CDS encoding glycosyltransferase family 92 protein, with product MRLFNRKAPFTKRLEIEPPPAGADRNGMAIATVLRDEEHYVAEWASFHRAVGVRHFFVYDDGSTDRTLSVLRDLLSEAELTILPWRFGMRDVSVGLPLNRQVLAFGHAILNFGADFRWMAFIDVDEFIVPKTGRTIEEALVGAKGFPNISLPWHMFGTNGHKTRPAGPVTRNYTLRARDPISRLKNATNFKCIVDPCAVSEVSVHHFHTREFGDRTANDSGRVFPLDKRKSPEFYSSDYLQLNHYYTRSEEEFMRKIERGGVSPTAWEKRKTRLSIALENIEKYPVEDFFLLNFIEKNGIHL from the coding sequence ATGAGGCTTTTCAACAGGAAGGCTCCCTTCACGAAACGGTTGGAGATCGAGCCGCCGCCGGCCGGAGCGGATCGAAACGGCATGGCGATAGCGACGGTCTTGCGCGACGAGGAACACTATGTCGCCGAATGGGCGTCGTTCCACCGGGCGGTGGGCGTGCGCCATTTCTTCGTCTATGACGACGGGTCGACGGACCGGACGCTGTCCGTACTTCGCGATCTCCTGTCCGAAGCGGAACTGACGATCCTGCCCTGGCGGTTCGGGATGCGCGACGTCAGTGTGGGCCTGCCGCTCAACCGGCAGGTGCTCGCCTTCGGCCATGCCATTCTCAATTTCGGGGCGGATTTCCGCTGGATGGCGTTCATCGACGTGGACGAATTCATCGTGCCGAAGACCGGACGCACCATCGAGGAAGCGCTGGTCGGAGCCAAAGGCTTTCCGAACATATCGCTGCCGTGGCACATGTTCGGGACGAATGGGCACAAGACGCGCCCCGCTGGACCGGTCACGCGCAACTATACGCTGCGGGCGCGGGATCCGATCAGCCGCTTGAAGAACGCGACGAATTTCAAGTGCATCGTCGATCCGTGCGCGGTGTCGGAAGTCAGCGTCCACCATTTCCATACGAGGGAATTCGGCGACCGGACGGCGAACGATTCAGGGCGTGTTTTCCCGCTCGATAAGCGCAAGTCGCCCGAATTCTATTCGTCAGACTATCTTCAGCTCAATCATTACTATACGCGCTCCGAAGAAGAGTTCATGAGGAAGATCGAGCGAGGGGGGGTTTCTCCAACCGCATGGGAAAAGCGCAAGACAAGATTGTCCATTGCGTTGGAGAATATCGAGAAGTATCCCGTGGAGGATTTTTTCTTACTCAATTTCATTGAAAAGAATGGTATTCATCTTTAA
- a CDS encoding Lrp/AsnC family transcriptional regulator, producing MALKAELDAIDWNILKELQDDGRMTNVELARRVGISAPPCLRRVKRLEETGIIRGYRALLNAPALGLDVVAFCLVGLHHQSDAELKAFAEATRQWPLVRGAWMVSGDSDFLLHCVASDLASFQGFVIEELTSTANVDTVRTALTIRQVKDDGLVAI from the coding sequence ATGGCATTGAAAGCAGAACTGGACGCAATCGACTGGAACATCCTCAAGGAACTCCAGGACGATGGCCGCATGACCAATGTCGAACTGGCGCGGCGGGTCGGGATCTCGGCGCCGCCCTGCCTCAGGCGCGTGAAGCGGCTGGAGGAGACCGGCATCATCCGTGGCTACCGGGCGCTGCTCAACGCCCCTGCGCTGGGCCTCGATGTCGTCGCCTTCTGCCTTGTGGGGCTGCACCACCAGTCGGACGCGGAATTGAAAGCCTTCGCCGAAGCGACCCGCCAATGGCCGCTGGTGCGCGGGGCATGGATGGTGTCCGGCGATTCCGACTTCCTGCTTCATTGCGTGGCCAGCGACCTCGCCAGTTTCCAGGGTTTCGTGATAGAGGAACTGACCTCGACGGCCAATGTCGATACGGTACGCACCGCGCTGACGATCCGGCAGGTGAAGGATGACGGGCTGGTGGCGATTTAG
- the trxB gene encoding thioredoxin-disulfide reductase has translation MTVKHAPVLIVGSGPAGYTAAIYAARAMLKPLLVAGLQQGGQLMITTDVENYPGFAEPIQGPWLMGEMLKQAEHVGAEIANDLIVEADIGTRPFRLTGDSGTVYTADALIIATGAQAKWLGLPSEQTYMGFGISACATCDGFFYRGKDVVVVGGGNTAVEEALYLSNLARHVTVVHRRNEFRAERILQERLFARGNVSVLWDTVVEEIKGVPGKLPLPPSVNGLVLKNAFSGEVTEMPIDGVFVAIGHSPSVELFAGKLKQKPNGYLWTAPDSTKTDVPGVFAAGDVTDDIYRQAVTAAGMGCMAALEAERYLAELNMHGQAAEAAE, from the coding sequence ATGACGGTCAAGCACGCTCCCGTCCTCATCGTCGGTTCCGGTCCAGCCGGCTACACGGCCGCGATCTATGCGGCGCGCGCCATGCTGAAGCCTTTGCTCGTCGCGGGGCTGCAACAGGGCGGGCAGTTGATGATCACCACCGATGTCGAGAACTATCCCGGCTTCGCCGAGCCGATCCAGGGGCCGTGGCTGATGGGCGAGATGCTGAAGCAGGCCGAGCATGTCGGCGCGGAGATCGCCAACGACCTGATCGTGGAGGCGGATATCGGCACGCGCCCGTTCCGGCTCACCGGCGATTCCGGCACGGTCTATACCGCCGACGCGCTTATCATCGCGACCGGCGCGCAGGCGAAGTGGCTGGGGCTGCCCAGCGAGCAGACCTATATGGGCTTCGGTATCTCGGCCTGCGCCACCTGCGACGGCTTCTTCTATCGCGGCAAGGACGTGGTCGTCGTCGGCGGCGGCAATACGGCCGTCGAAGAGGCGCTTTACCTCTCCAACCTGGCGCGGCATGTGACGGTCGTTCACCGGCGCAACGAGTTCCGCGCTGAGCGCATCCTGCAGGAGCGGCTGTTCGCGCGCGGAAACGTCTCCGTGTTGTGGGATACGGTGGTCGAGGAGATAAAGGGCGTGCCCGGCAAGCTGCCGCTGCCGCCCTCGGTCAACGGCCTGGTCCTGAAGAATGCGTTTAGCGGCGAGGTCACGGAAATGCCGATCGACGGTGTGTTCGTCGCTATCGGCCATTCACCCTCGGTCGAGCTTTTCGCCGGCAAGCTGAAGCAGAAGCCCAACGGTTATCTGTGGACGGCGCCGGATTCGACCAAGACCGATGTGCCGGGCGTGTTCGCGGCGGGCGATGTGACCGACGATATCTATCGGCAGGCGGTGACCGCGGCGGGCATGGGTTGCATGGCGGCACTTGAGGCTGAACGCTATCTGGCGGAACTGAACATGCATGGGCAGGCTGCGGAAGCGGCCGAATAA
- a CDS encoding LysR family transcriptional regulator, whose product MSLDWDKLRVFHAAAEAGSFTHAAETLKLSQSAISRQVSALEHDVGVPLFHRHARGLVLTEQGELLYRTAHDVLMRLENVRTRLTEAKDRPSGTLRVTTTVGLGAGWLTERVQEFLDLYPDIQLQLILINEEMDLMTRHADCAIRLRQPQQSDLIQRRLFTVHMHLYASESYIARHGRLASIEELDNHRIVTFGEPIPTAIADVNWLETAGRADGSRRIAHLQINDLLAIKRAVRRGAGIAALPDYMVGKDSDLVQLLPESHVPSFDTYFAYTDALKSQVKLQVFRDFLIAKARNWSF is encoded by the coding sequence ATGTCGCTGGATTGGGACAAGCTGCGTGTCTTTCACGCCGCGGCCGAAGCGGGATCGTTCACGCATGCGGCGGAGACGCTGAAGCTGTCGCAATCGGCCATCTCGCGGCAGGTGAGCGCGCTGGAGCACGATGTCGGCGTGCCACTCTTCCACCGTCATGCGCGCGGGCTGGTGCTGACCGAGCAGGGCGAACTCCTCTACCGGACAGCGCATGACGTGCTGATGCGGCTGGAAAACGTCCGCACGAGGCTGACCGAGGCGAAGGACAGGCCGTCGGGCACATTGCGCGTGACGACCACCGTCGGCCTCGGCGCCGGCTGGCTGACGGAGCGTGTACAGGAATTCCTCGACCTCTATCCGGACATCCAGCTTCAACTCATCCTCATCAACGAGGAAATGGACCTGATGACGCGTCACGCCGACTGTGCCATCCGGTTGCGCCAGCCGCAGCAGTCGGACCTGATCCAGCGGCGGCTCTTCACCGTCCACATGCATCTCTATGCGTCGGAATCCTATATCGCCAGGCATGGAAGACTCGCTTCCATCGAGGAACTCGACAATCACCGCATCGTCACGTTCGGCGAACCGATCCCGACGGCGATCGCGGACGTGAACTGGCTGGAAACGGCCGGGCGGGCGGACGGCTCGCGGCGGATCGCCCATCTCCAGATCAACGACCTGCTGGCGATCAAGCGCGCGGTCAGGCGCGGCGCGGGCATCGCGGCGCTGCCCGACTACATGGTCGGAAAGGATTCCGATCTCGTCCAGCTCTTGCCGGAAAGCCATGTGCCGTCCTTCGACACCTATTTCGCTTATACGGATGCGCTGAAGAGCCAGGTCAAGCTGCAGGTCTTTCGCGATTTCCTCATCGCCAAGGCGCGTAACTGGTCATTCTGA
- a CDS encoding elongation factor G, with product MGNRAGGRRQGPKCVAIIGPFSSGKTTLLEAILARTGAIPKQGTVASGGTVGDHSAEARAHAMSVEASFATAEFMGEEMTFVDCPGSIEFAYETVPVLSACDIAVVVAEADEKKIPALQLILRQLDDLGVPRMLFLNKVDKTDTGVRDTLKMLQPASSTPLLLRQIPLRKDGIVIGSIDLALERAYIYREHAESEIAAIPDDDKAREIEARFSMLETLADHDDQLMEQLLEEIEPPRDAVFDDLAADLREGTVTPVLIGSAERGNGVLRLLKAIRHDAPDAAATRERLGLGNPQSLIRVMKTIHTSHGGKLSIARLLAGPLTDGAELWLPNGNSAKVSGLYRMLGKDQVKIASAKEGDTVAIGKVDEARTGDALSTLKGGVSVDAIPAPPPPVYALALKPRERKDEVKMSSALQRISEEDPSLSLEHHQASAETVLSGHGEMHLRVAIERLEGKYQIPVDAHAAQIPYRETIRKPTEQRGRHKKQSGGHGQFGDVVLEIKPLPRESGFQFTDTITGGVVPKQYIPSVETGVRDFLKSGPLGFPVVDIAVNLSDGSYHSVDSSDMAFQMAAKLAMKDGMAACSPVLLEPVMKVEIATPSDATARITALIPQRRGQILGYDARPGWPGWDVVEATMPQAEIGDLIIELRSATAGVAGFVAKFDHMAELTGRLADDVLSIAAGKAA from the coding sequence ATGGGTAATCGCGCCGGAGGACGACGTCAGGGACCGAAATGCGTCGCCATCATCGGTCCCTTTTCCAGCGGAAAGACGACACTTCTCGAGGCGATCCTCGCACGCACCGGCGCCATTCCCAAGCAGGGCACGGTAGCATCGGGTGGCACCGTCGGTGACCACTCGGCCGAGGCGCGGGCGCATGCGATGAGCGTCGAGGCGAGTTTCGCCACCGCCGAATTCATGGGCGAGGAGATGACCTTTGTCGACTGCCCCGGCTCCATCGAGTTCGCCTATGAAACCGTGCCGGTGCTTTCCGCCTGCGATATCGCCGTCGTCGTGGCGGAAGCGGATGAGAAGAAGATACCTGCGCTCCAGCTCATCCTGCGCCAGCTCGACGATCTCGGCGTGCCGCGCATGCTTTTCCTCAACAAGGTCGACAAAACCGACACCGGCGTCCGCGACACGCTGAAGATGCTGCAGCCGGCCTCCAGCACGCCGCTTCTCCTGCGCCAGATTCCGCTTCGGAAGGACGGCATCGTGATCGGCTCGATCGACCTCGCGCTGGAGCGCGCCTACATCTACCGCGAGCACGCCGAGAGCGAGATCGCCGCCATCCCCGACGACGACAAGGCGCGCGAGATCGAGGCGCGCTTCTCCATGCTGGAAACGCTGGCCGACCATGACGACCAGTTGATGGAGCAATTGCTGGAAGAGATCGAGCCGCCACGCGACGCTGTCTTCGACGACCTCGCCGCCGATCTGCGTGAGGGCACCGTAACGCCGGTCCTGATCGGCTCGGCCGAGCGCGGCAATGGCGTGCTGCGTCTCCTGAAGGCGATCCGCCACGACGCTCCGGACGCGGCAGCGACACGCGAACGCCTCGGGCTCGGCAATCCTCAAAGCCTCATCCGCGTCATGAAGACGATCCACACCTCACATGGCGGCAAACTGTCGATCGCGCGGCTACTTGCCGGCCCGCTCACCGACGGCGCCGAACTGTGGCTGCCGAACGGCAATTCGGCCAAGGTTTCCGGCCTCTACCGCATGCTCGGCAAGGACCAGGTCAAGATCGCGTCTGCAAAGGAAGGCGACACCGTCGCCATCGGCAAGGTAGATGAGGCCAGGACCGGCGATGCGCTGAGCACGCTGAAGGGTGGCGTTTCGGTCGACGCCATTCCCGCCCCGCCGCCGCCCGTCTACGCGCTGGCGCTCAAGCCTCGCGAGCGCAAGGACGAGGTCAAGATGTCGTCGGCCTTGCAGCGCATCTCCGAGGAAGACCCTTCCCTCTCGCTGGAGCATCATCAGGCTTCGGCCGAAACCGTGCTTTCCGGCCATGGCGAGATGCATCTGAGGGTCGCCATCGAGCGGCTTGAAGGAAAATACCAGATACCTGTCGACGCGCACGCCGCGCAGATCCCCTATCGCGAAACCATCCGCAAGCCGACCGAGCAGCGCGGCCGCCACAAGAAGCAGTCGGGCGGGCACGGCCAGTTCGGCGATGTCGTACTGGAGATAAAGCCTCTGCCCCGCGAGAGCGGCTTCCAGTTCACCGATACAATCACCGGCGGCGTCGTGCCGAAACAATACATCCCCTCGGTCGAGACCGGCGTGCGCGATTTCCTGAAATCGGGGCCGCTCGGTTTCCCCGTCGTCGATATCGCGGTCAATTTGTCGGACGGTTCCTATCATTCGGTCGATTCTTCCGACATGGCGTTCCAGATGGCGGCGAAACTCGCCATGAAGGACGGCATGGCCGCCTGTTCGCCCGTACTGCTAGAGCCGGTCATGAAGGTGGAGATTGCGACGCCTTCCGACGCGACCGCCAGGATCACGGCGCTGATCCCGCAGCGACGCGGCCAGATCCTGGGCTACGACGCCCGCCCCGGATGGCCGGGCTGGGACGTGGTGGAAGCGACGATGCCCCAGGCCGAGATCGGCGACCTGATCATCGAGCTTCGCTCGGCGACGGCGGGCGTCGCGGGCTTCGTGGCGAAATTCGACCATATGGCGGAACTGACCGGCAGGTTGGCGGACGACGTGCTTTCCATCGCCGCCGGCAAGGCCGCGTAG
- a CDS encoding protein-L-isoaspartate O-methyltransferase family protein, translating to MGFLTMAGGDVDLTEIRSVYARQMAAASGSSDPRLEQAFAEVPREDFVGPGPWLIMGLTAALAGERYVRTLDADPAHLYQNALVALDAEKGINNGEPSLHAAWIGAVAPKPGEAVSHVGAGTGYYSAILSRLVLPGGSVHAFEIEPELAEKARRNLLPYPGVTVVTGDAVTLPLPASDIIYVNAGVVAPPAAWLHALKPGGRLIFPWRPSEKVALSVLVTRRQAGFALEPLMPSWFIPCVGASFAGRKAKLPDRAGAQRTRSIWRAADKPPDETATAIIGDVWFSSERLAE from the coding sequence ATGGGATTTCTGACCATGGCCGGCGGTGACGTCGATCTGACGGAAATCCGTTCCGTCTATGCTCGCCAGATGGCGGCCGCAAGCGGCTCAAGCGATCCACGGCTGGAACAGGCCTTCGCCGAGGTGCCGCGCGAGGATTTCGTCGGCCCCGGCCCGTGGTTGATCATGGGCCTCACCGCCGCCCTCGCCGGCGAACGCTACGTGCGGACGCTCGACGCCGATCCCGCCCATCTCTACCAGAACGCGCTGGTGGCACTCGATGCCGAGAAGGGCATCAACAATGGCGAACCCTCGCTTCACGCCGCATGGATCGGAGCGGTCGCCCCGAAGCCGGGCGAGGCGGTATCGCATGTCGGCGCCGGCACCGGCTACTACTCCGCCATCCTGTCACGGCTCGTCCTGCCCGGCGGCAGCGTCCACGCCTTCGAGATCGAACCGGAACTCGCGGAGAAGGCAAGGCGCAATCTCCTGCCCTACCCCGGTGTGACCGTCGTGACTGGCGATGCGGTGACGCTGCCCCTCCCCGCCTCCGACATCATCTATGTCAATGCCGGCGTGGTCGCGCCGCCGGCCGCCTGGCTGCACGCCTTGAAGCCAGGCGGTCGGCTGATCTTCCCCTGGCGACCGTCCGAGAAGGTCGCGCTTTCCGTGCTCGTCACGCGCAGGCAAGCCGGCTTCGCGCTGGAGCCGTTGATGCCGTCCTGGTTCATCCCCTGCGTCGGCGCTTCGTTCGCAGGGAGGAAGGCAAAGCTGCCCGATCGCGCGGGGGCGCAGCGCACCCGTTCGATCTGGCGTGCGGCCGACAAGCCGCCGGACGAAACGGCAACCGCAATCATTGGCGATGTCTGGTTCTCGTCCGAGAGGCTTGCGGAATAG
- a CDS encoding ion channel, whose product MAENEKSSSLETLRSSLRRLYHGESKAALRFQLSIIFVDLLTIAFFIVSPVVRDWPSFLWLDYAVAAVLAIDIAARALASRDIPRWLKQLPVLVDLFILVTLLFPYTLFNLGFLRILRLWTISRSGTIWRPLERRGYGMWRDDVQAVMNLLTFLLLAASFVYVSFYRGGNGLEGYVDALYVTVATVTTTGFGDVVLPGIWGKLTSIVIMIVGITLFVRLARSIFRPFKVLFPCPECALQRHDVDAVYCKACGHKLKIPDEGE is encoded by the coding sequence ATGGCCGAAAACGAAAAAAGCTCGAGTCTCGAAACGCTCCGCTCGTCGCTTAGGCGACTTTATCACGGCGAGTCGAAGGCGGCGCTTCGCTTTCAACTCTCCATCATCTTCGTCGATCTGCTCACCATCGCCTTCTTTATCGTCTCGCCGGTCGTGAGGGACTGGCCGTCCTTTCTGTGGCTCGACTATGCCGTTGCAGCCGTCCTCGCGATCGACATAGCGGCCCGTGCACTCGCCTCTAGGGATATTCCGCGCTGGTTGAAGCAGTTGCCGGTGCTGGTCGATCTCTTCATCCTGGTGACGCTGCTCTTTCCCTACACCCTCTTCAACCTCGGCTTCCTGCGTATCCTGAGGCTATGGACCATCTCGCGGAGCGGTACGATCTGGCGACCGCTCGAACGGCGTGGCTACGGCATGTGGCGGGATGATGTTCAGGCGGTGATGAACCTCCTGACTTTCCTGCTGCTTGCCGCGAGCTTCGTCTATGTGAGCTTCTACCGGGGCGGCAATGGCCTGGAGGGCTATGTCGATGCACTCTACGTCACGGTGGCGACGGTGACGACGACCGGCTTCGGCGACGTCGTTTTGCCCGGTATCTGGGGCAAGCTCACCTCGATCGTCATCATGATCGTCGGCATTACCTTGTTTGTGCGGCTGGCCCGCTCGATCTTCCGGCCGTTCAAGGTCCTCTTTCCATGCCCCGAATGCGCGCTGCAGCGCCATGACGTCGACGCGGTCTATTGCAAGGCGTGCGGGCACAAGCTCAAAATCCCCGACGAAGGGGAGTAG